In Deltaproteobacteria bacterium, one DNA window encodes the following:
- a CDS encoding 2-oxoacid:acceptor oxidoreductase family protein: MEREVIITGIGGQGIQLMAKILAQAAMQAGKQVMLFGVYGGMMRGGPSDSTVVIGDDAIQAPPIIPLTWSVLAMHATGLAEQSKKLRPGGVLCLNSTLVPAPARDDVTLLSVPATKMAEEAKNIMGAGMIALGAFVAATALVPHEALIAAMRESLPPHRQHLAEKNVALLNLGADFVTRGM; the protein is encoded by the coding sequence ATGGAACGCGAAGTCATCATCACCGGTATCGGCGGGCAGGGGATTCAGCTCATGGCGAAGATTCTCGCGCAGGCTGCGATGCAGGCTGGCAAGCAGGTCATGCTGTTCGGGGTTTACGGCGGCATGATGCGCGGGGGGCCGAGCGACTCGACGGTGGTGATCGGTGACGACGCGATTCAAGCGCCACCGATCATCCCGCTCACCTGGAGCGTGCTGGCGATGCACGCGACGGGGCTGGCGGAGCAGAGCAAGAAACTGCGCCCGGGCGGCGTGCTGTGCCTCAACTCGACGTTGGTTCCGGCGCCGGCGCGCGATGACGTCACGCTGCTGAGCGTCCCGGCGACGAAGATGGCGGAGGAAGCGAAGAACATCATGGGCGCCGGCATGATCGCCCTCGGCGCGTTCGTTGCCGCGACCGCATTGGTCCCGCACGAAGCGCTCATCGCCGCGATGCGCGAGTCGCTGCCGCCTCATCGCCAACATCTCGCGGAGAAGAACGTCGCGCTGCTCAATCTCGGCGCCGATTTCGTTACGCGAGGGATGTAG